One window from the genome of Lutra lutra chromosome X, mLutLut1.2, whole genome shotgun sequence encodes:
- the EOLA2 gene encoding protein EOLA2 isoform X5, translated as MSASVRNGLAAGLRACARACSAPPCAYVGSGLRTRLREGAPAPERACQVRDRGRLSEPVSGPQGRAAPMASGWPRRRPESHDAGAALCPPSAARVVSSPARGRRWSWRWWRRPCAGDEAQTSGTAFPAQTTKQHLRCACRDPGHLLNRSSARECPL; from the exons ATGAGTGCGTCTGTACGTAACGGCTTGGCTGCGGGCCTCCGCGCTTGCGCACGGGCCTGTTCGGCCCCTCCGTGTGCGTACGTGGGTTCGGGCCTGCGCACGCGCCTCAGAGAAGGGGCGCCGGCGCCTGAGCGAGCCTGTCAG GTGAGGGACCGCGGGCGCCTGAGCGAGCCTGTCAGCGGTCCCCAGGGCCGGGCCGCGCCGATGGCCTCGGGGTGGCCGCGGCGACGGCCCGAGAGCCACGATGCGGGCGCAGCACTCTGTCCTCCCTCCGCGGCCCGCGTCGTCTCCTCGCCGGCGCGTGGGAGGCGGTGGTCCTGGCGCTGGTGGCGTCG TCCTTGTGCAGGTGACGAAGCCCAGACAAGTGGAACAGCGTTTCCTGCTCAGACCACAAAGCAG CATCTCAGGTGCGCATGCCGTGACCCTGGCCACCTTCTAAACAGGTCCTCTGCCCGCGAGTGTCCGTTGTGA
- the EOLA2 gene encoding protein EOLA2 isoform X6, with protein MSASVRNGLAAGLRACARACSAPPCAYVGSGLRTRLREGAPAPERACQVRDRGRLSEPVSGPQGRAAPMASGWPRRRPESHDAGAALCPPSAARVVSSPARGRRWSWRWWRRPCAGDEAQTSGTAFPAQTTKQGWPRN; from the exons ATGAGTGCGTCTGTACGTAACGGCTTGGCTGCGGGCCTCCGCGCTTGCGCACGGGCCTGTTCGGCCCCTCCGTGTGCGTACGTGGGTTCGGGCCTGCGCACGCGCCTCAGAGAAGGGGCGCCGGCGCCTGAGCGAGCCTGTCAG GTGAGGGACCGCGGGCGCCTGAGCGAGCCTGTCAGCGGTCCCCAGGGCCGGGCCGCGCCGATGGCCTCGGGGTGGCCGCGGCGACGGCCCGAGAGCCACGATGCGGGCGCAGCACTCTGTCCTCCCTCCGCGGCCCGCGTCGTCTCCTCGCCGGCGCGTGGGAGGCGGTGGTCCTGGCGCTGGTGGCGTCG TCCTTGTGCAGGTGACGAAGCCCAGACAAGTGGAACAGCGTTTCCTGCTCAGACCACAAAGCAG GGTTGGCCAAGAAACTGA
- the EOLA2 gene encoding protein EOLA2 isoform X7 codes for MSASVRNGLAAGLRACARACSAPPCAYVGSGLRTRLREGAPAPERACQVRDRGRLSEPVSGPQGRAAPMASGWPRRRPESHDAGAALCPPSAARVVSSPARGRRWSWRWWRRPCAGDEAQTSGTAFPAQTTKQAR; via the exons ATGAGTGCGTCTGTACGTAACGGCTTGGCTGCGGGCCTCCGCGCTTGCGCACGGGCCTGTTCGGCCCCTCCGTGTGCGTACGTGGGTTCGGGCCTGCGCACGCGCCTCAGAGAAGGGGCGCCGGCGCCTGAGCGAGCCTGTCAG GTGAGGGACCGCGGGCGCCTGAGCGAGCCTGTCAGCGGTCCCCAGGGCCGGGCCGCGCCGATGGCCTCGGGGTGGCCGCGGCGACGGCCCGAGAGCCACGATGCGGGCGCAGCACTCTGTCCTCCCTCCGCGGCCCGCGTCGTCTCCTCGCCGGCGCGTGGGAGGCGGTGGTCCTGGCGCTGGTGGCGTCG TCCTTGTGCAGGTGACGAAGCCCAGACAAGTGGAACAGCGTTTCCTGCTCAGACCACAAAGCAG GCCAGGTGA
- the EOLA2 gene encoding protein EOLA2 isoform X1: MSASVRNGLAAGLRACARACSAPPCAYVGSGLRTRLREGAPAPERACQVRDRGRLSEPVSGPQGRAAPMASGWPRRRPESHDAGAALCPPSAARVVSSPARGRRWSWRWWRRWVPRKRPISPSGRSRVSRRVPAPPCPAPPASKGAGKPVLLRPARPPAGRYLWAGVSRAGPGRAGPGGSGSMHRAAQATLPCPLLPPLSQRPPSFEVPVPATACARSSRSMPVLPSPAAPPPLTVSLPASLGPWAVTYLRFPGCAAVRC, encoded by the exons ATGAGTGCGTCTGTACGTAACGGCTTGGCTGCGGGCCTCCGCGCTTGCGCACGGGCCTGTTCGGCCCCTCCGTGTGCGTACGTGGGTTCGGGCCTGCGCACGCGCCTCAGAGAAGGGGCGCCGGCGCCTGAGCGAGCCTGTCAG GTGAGGGACCGCGGGCGCCTGAGCGAGCCTGTCAGCGGTCCCCAGGGCCGGGCCGCGCCGATGGCCTCGGGGTGGCCGCGGCGACGGCCCGAGAGCCACGATGCGGGCGCAGCACTCTGTCCTCCCTCCGCGGCCCGCGTCGTCTCCTCGCCGGCGCGTGGGAGGCGGTGGTCCTGGCGCTGGTGGCGTCGGTGGGTCCCTCGGAAGCGGCCGATCTCGCCCAGTGGCCGCAGCCGGGTCAGCCGAAGGGTGCCGGCGCCTCCGTGCCCGGCCCCGCCCGCCAGCAAGGGAGCCGGGAAGCCGGTGCTGCTGAGGCCGGCTCGGCCCCCCGCGGGACGGTACCTCTGGGCTGGGGTTtcccgggccgggccgggccgggccgggccgggcgggtCTGGGAGCATGCACAGAGCTGCCCAGGCCacccttccctgtcccctcctcccgcCACTGTCACAACGCCCGCCATCCTTCGAAGTGCCCGTACCAGCGACGGCCTGTGCGCGTAGCAGCAGGAGCATGCCGGTCCTCCCATCaccagccgcccccccccccctcactgtgtccctccctgcctcccttgggCCCTGGGCTGTGACCTACCTGAGGTTCCCCGGCTGTGCAGCTGTGCGGT GTTAA
- the EOLA2 gene encoding protein EOLA2 isoform X2 yields the protein MPVPELHPFIRTPVILAVSTLLRELTRDSVRWTGRLEHRPLPLGPSADRVVVEGRSQGSLLPHQARDWEDGAWRKLLAERLGMSPAQIQALLREGEKYGRGVIAGLIDVGETLLCPEDLASEEVVELENQAVLSSLKQKYLTVLSNPRWLLEPIPRKGGKDIFQQPWPVSLKAGVAVELK from the exons ATGCCTGTCCCTGAACTTcacccttttataaggacaccagtcatactgg CCGTCTCCACCCTCCTGCGCGAGCTCACCAGAGACTCCGTCCGATGGACAGGTCGTCTTGAGCACCGGCCCCTTCCTTTGGGCCCGTCAGCTGACCGTGTAGTGGTAGAAGGAAGGAGCcaaggctctctgctcccccaccaG GCCAG GGACTGGGAAGACGGCGCGTGGAGGAAGCTGCTGGCCGAGAGGCTTGGGATGAGCCCCGCTCAGATTCAGGCCTTGCTTCGGGAAGGGGAGAAGTATGGCCGCGGTGTGATAGCAG GGCTTATTGACGTTGGGGAAACTTTGCTGTGCCCAGAAGACTTAGCTTCTGAGGAGGTCGTGGAACTGGAAAATCAAGCTGTCCTGAGCAGCCTGAAGCAGAAGTACCTCACCGTGCTTTCGAACCCCAGGTGGTTGCTGGAGCCCATCCCCAGGAAAGGCGGGAAGGACATCTTCCAG CAGCCCTGGCCTGTCTCGCTGAAAGCGGGAGTTGCGGTAGAGCTGAAATGA
- the EOLA2 gene encoding protein EOLA2 isoform X3 encodes MEGRPLWLQGAVSTLLRELTRDSVRWTGRLEHRPLPLGPSADRVVVEGRSQGSLLPHQARDWEDGAWRKLLAERLGMSPAQIQALLREGEKYGRGVIAGLIDVGETLLCPEDLASEEVVELENQAVLSSLKQKYLTVLSNPRWLLEPIPRKGGKDIFQQPWPVSLKAGVAVELK; translated from the exons atggaaggaaggcCTTTGTGGCTGCAGGGTG CCGTCTCCACCCTCCTGCGCGAGCTCACCAGAGACTCCGTCCGATGGACAGGTCGTCTTGAGCACCGGCCCCTTCCTTTGGGCCCGTCAGCTGACCGTGTAGTGGTAGAAGGAAGGAGCcaaggctctctgctcccccaccaG GCCAG GGACTGGGAAGACGGCGCGTGGAGGAAGCTGCTGGCCGAGAGGCTTGGGATGAGCCCCGCTCAGATTCAGGCCTTGCTTCGGGAAGGGGAGAAGTATGGCCGCGGTGTGATAGCAG GGCTTATTGACGTTGGGGAAACTTTGCTGTGCCCAGAAGACTTAGCTTCTGAGGAGGTCGTGGAACTGGAAAATCAAGCTGTCCTGAGCAGCCTGAAGCAGAAGTACCTCACCGTGCTTTCGAACCCCAGGTGGTTGCTGGAGCCCATCCCCAGGAAAGGCGGGAAGGACATCTTCCAG CAGCCCTGGCCTGTCTCGCTGAAAGCGGGAGTTGCGGTAGAGCTGAAATGA
- the EOLA2 gene encoding protein EOLA2 isoform X4, which produces MKFGCLSFRQPYAGFVLNGVKTVETRWRPLLSGHRNCTIAIHIAHRDWEDGAWRKLLAERLGMSPAQIQALLREGEKYGRGVIAGLIDVGETLLCPEDLASEEVVELENQAVLSSLKQKYLTVLSNPRWLLEPIPRKGGKDIFQQPWPVSLKAGVAVELK; this is translated from the exons ATGAAGTTCGGCTGCCTCTCCTTCCGGCAGCCTTACGCTGGTTTTGTCTTAAATGGGGTCAAGACCGTGGAGACGCGTTGGCGTCCTCTGCTGAGCGGCCACCGGAACTGTACCATCGCCATCCACATTGCCCACAGGGACTGGGAAGACGGCGCGTGGAGGAAGCTGCTGGCCGAGAGGCTTGGGATGAGCCCCGCTCAGATTCAGGCCTTGCTTCGGGAAGGGGAGAAGTATGGCCGCGGTGTGATAGCAG GGCTTATTGACGTTGGGGAAACTTTGCTGTGCCCAGAAGACTTAGCTTCTGAGGAGGTCGTGGAACTGGAAAATCAAGCTGTCCTGAGCAGCCTGAAGCAGAAGTACCTCACCGTGCTTTCGAACCCCAGGTGGTTGCTGGAGCCCATCCCCAGGAAAGGCGGGAAGGACATCTTCCAG CAGCCCTGGCCTGTCTCGCTGAAAGCGGGAGTTGCGGTAGAGCTGAAATGA
- the LOC125091692 gene encoding heat shock transcription factor, X-linked member 3-like produces the protein MASQSNDDTYQVMLAPPGDGESAGEVPSRSSLHLNLDSRNLERHEDPAVSRDPGPQDNPQPPAPNHGAYNVGENIFGLSFPRRLWRIVEDNTFTSVCWNEDGDTVIIDEDLFQREILHRRGPERIFETDSLKGFIRLMNLYGFSKIRPNNPSVHAPGNRKTMLYRNSRFQRDRPGLLENIQRKSDLRTVTGWPGSAATPSKRKKPVVPTRRSPRIHHKESTKEDKAAPKEGPNVPGPSGTGSFTFSGIWSLSSAVGYDTENPASREQGGPCGEGTSGNDTVAPPATTGREGAGELPTAPALYPDYGSVMSLYNTCYSILLAALSVMSPDEVPSENENEEEEGSSDYRCALCEHFKDNPGP, from the exons ATGGCTAGTCAGAGTAACGACGACACATACCAAGTCATGCTGGCTCCTCCCGGTGATGGGGAGTCGGCAGGAGAGGTCCCGTCCAGGTCCTCCCTGCACCTCAATTTGGATTCCAGGAATTTGGAGAGGCATGAGGATCCAGCCGTGAGCCGAGATCCAGGCCCCCAAGACAACCCACAGCCACCGGCCCCAAACCACGGTGCCTACAACGTGGGAGAAAACATTTTCGGGCTCTCCTTCCCAAGAAGGCTCTGGAGGATCGTGGAGGACAACACCTTCACGTCCGTGTGCTGGAATGAAGACGGCGACACTGTGATCATCGATGAAGACCTTTTCCAGAGGGAGATTCTCCACCGGAGGGGCCCAGAGAGAATCTTTGAAACTGACAGCTTGAAGGGGTTCATCCGCCTAATGAACCTGTACGGGTTCAGCAAAATACGCCCAAACAACCCTTCGGTTCATGCCCCAGGGAACAGGAAAACGATG CTCTACCGCAACTCCCGCTTTCAGCGAGACAGGCCAGGGCTGCTGGAGAATATCCAGAGAAAAAGTGACCTGAGAACTGTCACCGGGTGGCCAGGGAGCGCCGCAACACCGTCAAAGAGAAAGAAGCCCGTAGTACCTACAAGACGGTCCCCACGAATCCATCACAAGGAATCCACCAAGGAGGACAAGGCGGCCCCCAAAGAAGGCCCAAATGTTCCGGGACCCAGTGGCACCGGGTCCTTTACCTTCTCTGGTATCTGGTCCCTGAGCAGCGCGGTGGGGTATGACACGGAGAATCCTGCCTCCAGGGAGCAGGGCGGCCCATGTGGGGAGGGCACCTCCGGGAATGACACAGTTGCGCCCCCGGCTACCACCGGAAGGGAGGGTGCGGGGGAGCTGCCCACCGCCCCCGCACTCTACCCAGATTACGGGTCAGTGATGTCGCTGTACAACACCTGCTATTCCATCCTGCTGGCTGCCCTTTCGGTCATGTCCCCAGACGAGGTCCCCAGTGAGAACGAgaacgaggaggaggagggctccTCAGATTACAGGTGTGCCCTCTGTGAACATTTCAAGGACAATCCAGGTCCCTAA
- the LOC125091690 gene encoding melanoma-associated antigen 10-like isoform X3, translated as MPVGGRNELRKLEEAPQDPREAQRLADAQLYEASGFAEALSLSSSPSSTSSSPSSSSSFSSFFSSCSSHLSSTSSSSSSSYFVLFPNTPEEESASGGPSPPQSPQRAFPNPSAMAASPWSLSEDSSSSAMEEGSGTGGEPGVAESVHHAALHVRAVSLVGFLLQKFCTKQPTSQAEMLAIVGEDEQDAFPGILGQASECMRLVFGVEVKEVDPSEHSYVLVPVLGLTCDAMLSAFVLTQFKSYEFCQFCHFLETGGPAVSLFGLQFKITTHLEGWIEKSKETRSDVMGPGTREIKGKFVLASDAFLSIIVYMPEAHTRGLLPWLGSSRMEEKCPLSTEGALLAGSLIARHTLSSPFWKALWMSREDTRRSRTRRSHRSLCRAAPVLVGSWGGVP; from the exons ATGCCTGTGGGCGGGAGGAATGAGCTCCGGAAATTGGAGGAGGCTCCTCAGGACCCCAGAGAGGCCCAGCGCCTGGCAGATGCGCAGCTGTATGAGGCTTCGGGGTTTGCAGAGgccctgtctctctcctcctccccctcctccacctcctcctccc cctcctcctcctccagtttctcctccttcttctcctcttgtTCCTCCCACTtatcctccacttcctcctcctcttcctcctcttactTTGTCCTGTTCCCTAATACCCCGGAGGAGGAGTCCGCTTCTGGAGGCCCGAGTCCTCCCCAGAGCCCTCAGAGGGCCTTCCCCAACCCCAGTGCCATGGCAGCCTCTCCCTGGAGCCTGTCTGAAGATAGCTCCAGCTCTGCGATGGAGGAGGGGTCTGGCACTGGGGGGGAGCCGGGGGTGGCCGAGTCCGTGCACCACGCTGCACTCCACGTGAGGGCGGTCAGCCTGGTGGGGTTCCTGCTCCAAAAGTTTTGCACCAAACAGCCGACCAGCCAGGCGGAGATGCTGGCGATCGTCGGCGAGGATGAGCAGGACGCCTTCCCCGGGATCCTGGGCCAGGCGTCCGAGTGCATGCGGCTGGTGTTCGGCGTGGAGGTGAAGGAAGTGGACCCCAGCGAGCACTCCTACGTCCTGGTCCCCGTCCTGGGCCTCACCTGCGACGCGATGCTGAGCG CGTTTGTCCTGACCCAGTTCAAGAGTTATGagttttgtcagttttgtcaTTTCCTGGAAACCGGCGGACCCGCTGTCTCCTTGTTTGGGCTCCAGTTCAAAATCACAACGCATTTGGAGGGATGGATTGAAAAGTCGAAAGAAACGAGGAGCGACGTGATGGGGCCAGGaactagagaaataaaaggaaagtttgTTCTTGCTTCTGATGCCTTTCTGTCTATCATTGTGTACATGCCAGAGGCACACACGCGGGGGCTCCTGCCCTGGCTTGGTTCTTCCAGAATGGAGGAGAAATGTCCTCTCAGCACAGAGGGAGCCCTGCTCGCTGGCTCCTTGATTGCCAGACACACACTGAGCTCTCCTTTCTGGAAGGCCCTGTGGATGAGCAGGGAGGACACTAGGAGAAGCAGGACACGTCGCAGCCACAGAAGTCTGTGTCGAGCAGCCCCAGTCCTAGTGGGAAGCTGGGGAGGGGTGCCCTGA
- the LOC125091690 gene encoding A-agglutinin anchorage subunit-like isoform X1: protein MPVGGRNELRKLEEAPQDPREAQRLADAQLYEASGFAEALSLSSSPSSTSSSPSSSPSSSSSSSSSSSSSFSSFFSSCSSHLSSTSSSSSSSYFVLFPNTPEEESASGGPSPPQSPQRAFPNPSAMAASPWSLSEDSSSSAMEEGSGTGGEPGVAESVHHAALHVRAVSLVGFLLQKFCTKQPTSQAEMLAIVGEDEQDAFPGILGQASECMRLVFGVEVKEVDPSEHSYVLVPVLGLTCDAMLSAFVLTQFKSYEFCQFCHFLETGGPAVSLFGLQFKITTHLEGWIEKSKETRSDVMGPGTREIKGKFVLASDAFLSIIVYMPEAHTRGLLPWLGSSRMEEKCPLSTEGALLAGSLIARHTLSSPFWKALWMSREDTRRSRTRRSHRSLCRAAPVLVGSWGGVP from the exons ATGCCTGTGGGCGGGAGGAATGAGCTCCGGAAATTGGAGGAGGCTCCTCAGGACCCCAGAGAGGCCCAGCGCCTGGCAGATGCGCAGCTGTATGAGGCTTCGGGGTTTGCAGAGgccctgtctctctcctcctccccctcctccacctcctcctccccctcctcctccccctcctcctcctcctcttcctcttcctcctcctcctccagtttctcctccttcttctcctcttgtTCCTCCCACTtatcctccacttcctcctcctcttcctcctcttactTTGTCCTGTTCCCTAATACCCCGGAGGAGGAGTCCGCTTCTGGAGGCCCGAGTCCTCCCCAGAGCCCTCAGAGGGCCTTCCCCAACCCCAGTGCCATGGCAGCCTCTCCCTGGAGCCTGTCTGAAGATAGCTCCAGCTCTGCGATGGAGGAGGGGTCTGGCACTGGGGGGGAGCCGGGGGTGGCCGAGTCCGTGCACCACGCTGCACTCCACGTGAGGGCGGTCAGCCTGGTGGGGTTCCTGCTCCAAAAGTTTTGCACCAAACAGCCGACCAGCCAGGCGGAGATGCTGGCGATCGTCGGCGAGGATGAGCAGGACGCCTTCCCCGGGATCCTGGGCCAGGCGTCCGAGTGCATGCGGCTGGTGTTCGGCGTGGAGGTGAAGGAAGTGGACCCCAGCGAGCACTCCTACGTCCTGGTCCCCGTCCTGGGCCTCACCTGCGACGCGATGCTGAGCG CGTTTGTCCTGACCCAGTTCAAGAGTTATGagttttgtcagttttgtcaTTTCCTGGAAACCGGCGGACCCGCTGTCTCCTTGTTTGGGCTCCAGTTCAAAATCACAACGCATTTGGAGGGATGGATTGAAAAGTCGAAAGAAACGAGGAGCGACGTGATGGGGCCAGGaactagagaaataaaaggaaagtttgTTCTTGCTTCTGATGCCTTTCTGTCTATCATTGTGTACATGCCAGAGGCACACACGCGGGGGCTCCTGCCCTGGCTTGGTTCTTCCAGAATGGAGGAGAAATGTCCTCTCAGCACAGAGGGAGCCCTGCTCGCTGGCTCCTTGATTGCCAGACACACACTGAGCTCTCCTTTCTGGAAGGCCCTGTGGATGAGCAGGGAGGACACTAGGAGAAGCAGGACACGTCGCAGCCACAGAAGTCTGTGTCGAGCAGCCCCAGTCCTAGTGGGAAGCTGGGGAGGGGTGCCCTGA
- the LOC125091690 gene encoding melanoma-associated antigen 8-like isoform X2 encodes MPVGGRNELRKLEEAPQDPREAQRLADAQLYEASGFAEALSLSSSPSSTSSSPSSSPSSSSSSSSSSSSSFSSFFSSCSSHLSSTSSSSSSSYFVLFPNTPEEESASGGPSPPQSPQRAFPNPSAMAASPWSLSEDSSSSAMEEGSGTGGEPGVAESVHHAALHVRAVSLVGFLLQKFCTKQPTSQAEMLAIVGEDEQDAFPGILGQASECMRLVFGVEVKEVDPSEHSYVLVPVLGLTCDAMLSGEQGPPKTGLLVVLLGAILLEGDRALEEVVWEALGVMGVYAGEEHIIYGEPRELLTNVWVQEGYLEYRQVPGSDPARYEFLWGPRAHAETSRLQVLEYLLRVYPGLPVPSLAPSEEAVSHEEEGARGPGAAVVRSRLRRGRQLVLRGTE; translated from the coding sequence ATGCCTGTGGGCGGGAGGAATGAGCTCCGGAAATTGGAGGAGGCTCCTCAGGACCCCAGAGAGGCCCAGCGCCTGGCAGATGCGCAGCTGTATGAGGCTTCGGGGTTTGCAGAGgccctgtctctctcctcctccccctcctccacctcctcctccccctcctcctccccctcctcctcctcctcttcctcttcctcctcctcctccagtttctcctccttcttctcctcttgtTCCTCCCACTtatcctccacttcctcctcctcttcctcctcttactTTGTCCTGTTCCCTAATACCCCGGAGGAGGAGTCCGCTTCTGGAGGCCCGAGTCCTCCCCAGAGCCCTCAGAGGGCCTTCCCCAACCCCAGTGCCATGGCAGCCTCTCCCTGGAGCCTGTCTGAAGATAGCTCCAGCTCTGCGATGGAGGAGGGGTCTGGCACTGGGGGGGAGCCGGGGGTGGCCGAGTCCGTGCACCACGCTGCACTCCACGTGAGGGCGGTCAGCCTGGTGGGGTTCCTGCTCCAAAAGTTTTGCACCAAACAGCCGACCAGCCAGGCGGAGATGCTGGCGATCGTCGGCGAGGATGAGCAGGACGCCTTCCCCGGGATCCTGGGCCAGGCGTCCGAGTGCATGCGGCTGGTGTTCGGCGTGGAGGTGAAGGAAGTGGACCCCAGCGAGCACTCCTACGTCCTGGTCCCCGTCCTGGGCCTCACCTGCGACGCGATGCTGAGCGGTGAGCAGGGCCCGCCCAAGACCGGCCTCCTGGTGGTGCTCCTGGGGGCGATCCTCCTGGAGGGCGACCGTGCCCTCGAGGAGGTGGTGTGGGAAGCGCTGGGGGTCATGGGGGTGTATGCCGGCGAGGAGCACATCATCTATGGGGAGCCCCGGGAGCTCCTGACCAATGTCTGGGTGCAGGAAGGGTACCTGGAGTACCGGCAGGTGCCCGGCAGTGACCCTGCCCGCTACGAGTTCCTGTGGGGTCCCAGGGCCCACGCGGAAACCAGCAGGTTGCAGGTGCTGGAGTATTTGCTGCGAGTCTATCCCGGGCTGCCGGttccctccctggccccctctGAAGAGGCTGTGAGCCATGAGGAAGAGGGGGCCAGAGGCCCAGGGGCGGCTGTGGTGCGGTCCCGGCTCCGGCGGGGTCGGCAGCTTGTCCTGCGGGGCACGGAGTGA